AACACGAATGCAGACTTTCATGCATCTTCATGCCGCGAAGTTGCAGTGGTAGTAAGGGTCAGCCTCATGCTCTTTTGAAATATCCCAACCTGTCACGATGTTGCCGATTGTCTTCCATGACTTGTACGTGGCGTACGCATCTATTCCTGCGTACATGATGAGGTTATCTGGCAGCGGGCTGGTCCCCCACAGTTTGTGTTCTCCCttgtccatcttcttcttcatgccGCTGTAGAATGGGTGGATTACGCCGCCTACAATATCGGCCAAGGAGTCGTAGTATTTGCTGGTCTTTGGATCTTTCCACTTGCGTTGCATGTCAATGAAGTTGTTGGGGTTGATCTCCAAACCAGACTTGTTCAGCATCCGCTTGTCACCTCCAATGCTGAAACCGACAAATGTGTACAATTTCTCCTCCTGCAGGAAGTCTTTGAGGCGCTTGGGCCTGCAAGGGGGGAGACACACATTTCAAGATTAGTCTTCTTTTTGAAGATTTAATTCTTCTGCTTTTTGGTTTTGAAAGTGATAATccatgaggtagatgcttataTAGTATAAGTCATGGATGAATGTAGTCCAGAAACTAGTACACAAAGTCCTGAAATTAAATTCAACTACACCATGTTATTTTTCCTTTTTGCTATCTTCAGTGCTTCACCAAATGCTTCACCAAATTCAAGAATCATTTTACCAGATTCAATGATATATGTGCTGCTTGATTCAAGtttagttttcttttttgttGAATAAAAGACCTATACCAGTGCTTGATACATCTTTGCGCATCAATTCTATATCAAGTTCAGAAATTAATTTGAGAAACATGTGCATCAAGATATGGACCTATACCACTTCACCAAACATCTTTTAATACATCAATTATATAAACTATACTAGTGCATCAAGATCAGAATATATGCTAGCACATCAAGTTCAGAAATTAATTTGGTGCATCAAGTTTAGAATTCTATAAACATTTTTTCATATGCTAATCTGGTGAAACAATCCACTTCACAGTTTCAGAAATGCATGTAACTTGAGGAACATGTACTCGTGCATCCACTTCACAAACTATAGTAGTTCATCTAGTTGGGAAACTAGTTTATTGAAGTTTTTagtgagtagtactagtacaacaGATGAATGAACGGTAGTATGGGTTACCATTTTGTGGCTGCTGCGATGTGGTACACCAAGCAGAGTTCCTCGATGCACAACTGCAGGACTGCCGCCATCTGTGGAGGTTCATCGTCGCTGGTGAATTCCACATCAACTCCGATGAAGCTCGGATACAAGCCGCCGCCCTTCATCCTGAGCCTGCTCATCACCTCGTCGGCCTTGTCTGGTTCGCTGGTGCAGATGATCTCCAGCGTCTCTTTGCCGTGGAGCTCAACCGCTGTGAGGGTTCTGGTGTACTCGCGCTTCTCGCCGGGGACGTGAACGTCGACGAGGTTGCTGCTCTTGTCCAACGGCTCGCCATGATGACGCTTGGCGGACGGTTCCTCCGCCATCGCCTTCCTGCGGAGATTGTGGGCTTGGGAGAGAGAAGTTTGTGGTTTGTGTGCAATGGAGATTGAAGCGACAATGGTGGTTTCTGGCAATGAGGCAGAGATGGAAGACAATGGGGTATTTTGCAGTGCATCGACGGGGATGTGTGGGAGGCGGTTCGTCGGGGGCGTGGGTGTGGTGGTCGTGGGGGTCCCCGTTTGCAGTCCCTTGCGGCAACCGCTCAGTGGGTGGCGCGGGAGGTGGCCTGGAAGAAGCAACCGTCCAATTCAAATGGTTTTACTGCTGCACTGACTTGTCTTGTCAAGCTGTACTTATGACTTGCTAAATCCCACTTGCACGTCTCAGGGGTGGTGATGATGGCATTTTGGACTGTTTAGGTGACGTATGCTTTGTGATGTTTTTCCGTGAGGATGTTAAGTATTGTTTTTCCACTGAAGTCTTATAGACTGGTTTATCTGAAAACATTTTTCAGTGCCCTAGGAGTTGTTGCTCAAAACTGGTACTTATTTTATTTTCACCTGTACTTACCTAAGTTAGGCCTTTATAGTTTTTGTATTCTCATTTTAGTGCACTTATGGTTTAGTGCTGTGTGAACTGAAATGTAATTTTATACAGCGTGCGGTTTTGAAATTTGGTGTCGTAGTGGTGTGAGTGGCCTGACTGATCCTGCTTTTTTAGTACTGATGTCATATGTATGTTTGAACtgagtttttttgttttttgggtgGTTTGGGGGATTGAGATTATTTTACGACCAGATCGTTCATTGAGGTGTGTATAGATTTTATATAAATTAGAAATTTAGCAGAATTGACAAATAAATTCTATTTGAACTTCTTTTattttagtagttgaacttgtCAGATTTTATATAAATAAGAAATTTAGCATAATTGACAAACATTATATGTTTTGAACTCTTTgcattttagtagttgaacttgtcagattttatataaataagaaatttagcataattgacaaatattatatgttttgaactttttgcattttagtagttgaacttgtcagattttatataaataagaaatttagcataattgacaaacattatatgtttgaactttttgcattttagtagttgaacttgaaagtaATATTTAATTTGGTTTTTTAAATTATGTACATTTAACAGATAGGCTATTAAGTTCTCTTCTTTTTAGAGGTTCATTGTTTTTGTATCATATTTTCTCCCTTTTTTATCATCCGTGGTGCAGAgctaaaattatttttatttatatttttcgTATTCAAAGTTATTTCCTGCGAACTAGTATTTGAATATATATTTTGAGTTTCgaacatttttcttgtagtttatATTTCTTTGCCTCGCCCTCTGGTTTGTTTAACTGGGCTTATTGGTGTGGTGTTTGTAAACGATGCAGGCTATTGGGCCGTTTTCCGGCGCAGATAGCTCGTCCGCGCGGCTGTGCAGTGCGGCGTGCGCATGCGCTCtgggtttagtcccacctcgctagtcgaGGGGGCTCCggacctgtttataagcgcaGCCGAGGCTCACTGGTTGAACTCCTCTGAATACTTACCTGCGCGCTTATACACGGCGCTCGCTCATTCTCTCTTGACCTGTGGGCCCTGATCGATGGGCCCTGCATTGTGCGGATTACTAGGGATTCGCCTATGGGTTCGATTTCAAGTATCTAGCAGCGTCAGGGCCTGCGCCTGACCTTGGGCGgtcagttttttctttttttgtttgtttgaatCTAGTACTTGACTCCAGCAGTAACTTGGACTGAAACTTTTTGTCTAGTTCTTGTCAGTTTTGTGTAAGTGTAATCTAAGATGTACTTGCGTGTAGACTAAGTTGTACTGATAGTCCATTCATAGTAGCGCTTACGGACTGATGCTTCTATGTACTTTTTATTGTAGTAAGTATGTACTGTCCGATCAAGTGTACTAGTACTGTCATTCTTAATCTGCAAGCGACCAACATAAGTGTGTGCTGATGCTTCTTAACTTTTTCTGTTTGTAGTACTTGTTAATTTTCTAGCAGCTACATATGAATGAGAACACTACATGAAGTACTAAGAATTTTTGCTTCAACTTTTGAAGTGTTGTTAAGCAACTCAAATTGTGCTGATTGTTCTCAATGTTATGTTTTCTATACAATACTGAATCGAAACTAGACATGGAACAACGTTGTGTGATTAGTTGCATCGTAACCAGTACTTTAGAGCAGCCACAAAGTTCCATTCAGAAGCTACTTTTGAATTTGAAATGATGGATTAACAACATACGAAGCTACCAAACTTATATAATGAGATAAGCAAAACAttgtacttgatgacataagtaAACTTGTTCAACCATGACAAGCACGACATAATCATACTGGTTCAACCCAACAAGAGCAAACTACTAATTTGAAACAACAAGATAAAAGGCAAGCACAAGCGGAAGGAAAACGAAGGCAGGCTCTGATGTATCTTCATCCCTAAAAGGGGAAATAGGGGTGGTCGTAGAATTTCGCATCCTCCCGCTCTTTTGCAAATTCCGAACCATCTATGATGTAGTCGATCATGCTCCATGACTTGTACGTGGCATACGCATCTACTCCTGCGTACTCAATGAGGTTGTCTGGCAGCGGGCTGGTCCCCCACAGTTTGTAGTCTTCCTGCGTGTTGATGTTCTTCTTCATGCCTTTGTAGAATGGGTGGATGACGCTGGCTGCAACATCAGTCAAGGAGTCGTACTCTTTTCCGGTGTATGGAACTCTCCACTTGCGCTGAATGTCGATGAACTTGTTGGGGTTGATCTCCAAACCGGACAACTTCAGCTTCTCTTTGTCGCTTTCAAAGCTGAAACCGGCAAATGTGAACAACGTCTCATGCTGCATCAACTCGTTCAGGCGCTTGGGCCTGCAAGGGGAGAGACATTTTTGAAAATTAGCATTACTTTGATGTTTGAATTAttcatttttgttttgttttacaaGCGACGAATCCATG
The Aegilops tauschii subsp. strangulata cultivar AL8/78 chromosome 3, Aet v6.0, whole genome shotgun sequence genome window above contains:
- the LOC141042886 gene encoding uncharacterized protein, which encodes MAEEPSAKRHQDEPSNKSSNLVDVHVPGEKCEYTKTLRGVELHGKETLEIVCTSEPDKANEVISRLWRKLGGMLRRIVGVGVHYTNEDEPPQMAAVLQLCVDELCLVYHIAAATKWPKRLNELMQHETLFTFAGFSFESDKEKLKLSGLEINPNKFIDIQRKWRVPYTGKEYDSLTDVAASVIHPFYKGMKKNINTQEDYKLWGTSPLPDNLIEYAGVDAYATYKSWSMIDYIIDGSEFAKEREDAKFYDHPYFPF
- the LOC141042885 gene encoding uncharacterized protein; its protein translation is MAEEPSAKRHHGEPLDKSSNLVDVHVPGEKREYTRTLTAVELHGKETLEIICTSEPDKADEVMSRLRMKGGGLYPSFIGVDVEFTSDDEPPQMAAVLQLCIEELCLVYHIAAATKWPKRLKDFLQEEKLYTFVGFSIGGDKRMLNKSGLEINPNNFIDMQRKWKDPKTSKYYDSLADIVGGVIHPFYSGMKKKMDKGEHKLWGTSPLPDNLIMYAGIDAYATYKSWKTIGNIVTGWDISKEHEADPYYHCNFAA